ATGGTGAAGAGGCTCAGAAGTCACGAGCAggctgctctgctctgctgcgGCGCACCGGCGATCCCTTCCCTCCTCCAACTTCCCCGCCCTCCTATATATTCTCGCCCCTCCGCCCTTCCGGGTCCTCCACTACCACTACCCCGCCTACCAGAGCAAGAACGCATCCGTCGAGGCATTAGCATTACTAGCTCGTCGGCGGCAATGGAAGAGTACCAGCAGGtgcagcaccagcagcagcatcaGGGTGGGCGCGGGAGCAACAAGATCCGGGACGTCGTGCGGCTGCAGCAGCTGCTCAAGAAGTGGAAGAAGCTGGCCACTGTGACGCCCTCGGCGGCGTCCGGcggcaagggcggcggcggcggcgggagaagCAGCGTGCCGAGGGGCTCCTTCGCGGTGTACGTGGGCGAGGAGATGCGGCGGTTCGTGATCCCCACCGAGTACCTGGGCCACTGGGCGTTCGCGGAGCTGCTCCGGGAGGCCGAGGAGGAGTTCGGGTTCCGGAACGAGGGCGCGCTCCGGATCCCCTGCGACGTCGAGTCCTTCGAGGGCATCCTCCGTCTCGTGCAGCAGGGCGGCAGGAAGAAGGAGCCCGCCGCCATGTGcgactgctcctgctcctgctcctgctcctccgacACCGAGATCCTCTGCAGATGACAGCTCACGAGACCACGAGACGGCGACAAGGCCATGAATCCAAGGCCTCGCTCTCGTCTCAATGCTCTGCTCTGAGTctcttttttctttgtttttttcctctCTCCTTTCTTGGgttgcttctttctttcttcttggttttttTTTCTGAAGAAAGGAGGAGAGGTTGCATTGTACTGCACCGATAAGATCTATAATCTGTACAACGATGGGAGGAGATGTAGGATTTTTTTTTTAGTTTGCTGATGAGAACAAGGATCTAATGTAAGATAAACCAAACAAAGCTTTGATCTTGCAACTTCTGATGGTTTATGCCACATTGCCACTGTCACAGCTCATGCAATTCTTTTCCACACCGAGCTCATGCAATTCTTGTATCTGCATTTTTTTTCCTTACAAGCTGAAACCAAGAAGATGAGCATTGCAGAAGCTGGATCTAGTCAACTTGAGCATGTGCCATCGTTTAGCTTCCCTTAGCACTGCAAGTCTGAATCCACACTACAGAGTGCAAGTGGAAGATTAGCTGCTTAAAGATTAGGTTAACAGTAATAATTCGCAAAAGTTTGGTACAAATATATATAGGAGTAAACTGCCGTTGTTTGTAACTTTTTATGAATGCAGGGCATCTACTGTTTCGATCCAGACGTAGGGAGAGTTGGAAAAGATCTTTTGTTTACTTTGGTTCATGAGATACGCATTGTACTCTGCATACTGCACTGCATTCTTAATATGTGATTCTGTCGGCATATTCTAACCACCATGCCTCACATAATGTTAGGCTTTGCAACAAAACAAAGGATTTTTCGTACATATTCACATGGCAAATTGGCAAGCGCACCTGGCTTCTCACATCGACGACACATGATGGGATCTTCTGCATCTGCACCTGAATCTTGGGTTCCTGAAAAAACCAGGTTATCTACGTGTGAATCAGCCCAACTTTTTGTTAAATCTCTGAAGCAAAAAACGATAGATTGGTAAACAATGAATCAGTGTGCACTTTCAATGTGCTACTACCACTGAACTTTTTATCATTGGATTCAGTAGTGTGTTCTGCCAGGGCAAGAAAGTAGGGCCGGCATTGAAACATGTTTCTGCAGAAGACACCGAGGAACAGGAAATCAGGCTGAAGCTCTCTCCAAGTCTGAGGAAGTACAATGATTGGTCTACTTCTGCTCTGAGGTAGATCATTGGTCTGTTCTGAAATGGACGTGCCTACCTTGCAGCAGACTACCTGAAATCCTGCATCCAGCATTTCCCAGTGTTGAGTGTTGACAAGTGCAATCAATCTCCAGCAGAGAGCCAGATAAAGAGACAGCATTGCTGTTCTTGTAAGTGAGTGACTATATTTTCAAATGTGCAGCCCAGTCTTGCATGCTCATCTTCCGGACATTGCTCAATGCTACTATTATATTTCAGAATGAAGTAACGGACATTCAGATCCAGATCTGTTTGATTTATATCGATCGATCAGTATTCATTTCTGTAAGCAACAATCTGCATTAACTAGTGATGTCCCATTTGCAGGGTCCATGTTCAGTTTTAGCGCAAGTATGGAACAGAGGTAAGAGTCCATCACTAAGAATTGATGAATGTGAATATGGAGAGATGGAGAGACACACTACCCCCATCATCACAGGTCTCCAACCAACCAAATAAATCAAGCTTGTAATAAGATGAAAAAATAGTATAaatccagaaaaaaaaaatctttttttcgGTTTCTGTAAGAATAAGAACAGCATGACAAGACAAGGATTCATCCTCTGAAGATGACTGCTCCTCTAATCAGAAAAACACAACATGATCTGAAGAAATAAAGCCCTATCGTCTTTCTACATATTTCTCTTCTCCTAATCTCCACGATCTCATCATTCTAAAAGCAGACAAAACGCATATCTCGTACGGACTGTTTGAAACGTCGAAATTTGAATCGAATCTCACAAAGTTTCAGACGTACTccgtaaaataaataaataaatagctCAATTCCCCCGAGGAGTTCTATGTAAGGGTGTGTTTGATGCGGTGACTAAAGTTTAGATGTGTCGCATGGGGTGTCGCAtggagtgttcggatactaataaaaaaaacaaattacagaatccgttagtaatccacgagacgaatttattaagcctaatgaaTCCATCATTACCATATGTTtaatgtagcaccacattatcaaatcatggactaattaggcttaaaaaaattgtCTCGCAAAacagtctcaatctgtgcatttagttttgtaaatagtctatatttaatactttatgtatgtatctaaacatccgataacagcgactaaagtttagcaggtggaaccaaacaccccttgaGTCTGTGTACTCTTTCTCCACGGTTCACGGAAGCAACAGTGAGTGAATCAACACACCATGCATTCAGAGCTACGCTACCATGCATGCATGTGGCTGCTTGTTAGCTTGCATTATGTACAAGAACCGCATCCTACGTCAACAAGCAAATTGTTACAAACTAGAAGGAACCTAGGTGTTGTCATAAAGCTACCGGCCGGCCGACGGCTTTATTTCTTCCCCTTCCCGGAGGCGGCGCCGCCGTTCTTGCGGTGGAGGCGGCGCAGGAGGTCCTCGAAGTCCTCCTCGGCGCACGGCACGCGCAGGCCGCCGGCCTGCGCGAAGCCGAACTCGTCGGCGGCGCGCTCCATGAGGTCCCGGAACGCCGGCTCCCGGAGGTACCCCGTGGGCACGACGAACCGGCGGGACTCCTCCCCGGCGTACACCGCGAAGTAGCCCTTGGGCACGCCGCcctccgccgcggccgccgccggctgGTCCAGCAGCGCCTCCCGGAGCCCGGCCGCCTCCTCTCGCGCCGGCGCACAGCTGTTCTTcgccttcttcttgttcttcccgCCCGCTGCTGACGTCGCGGACTTGGTCGTCGACCGGAAGTAGCCCATCACCATCATCGCCGATCGTAC
The nucleotide sequence above comes from Miscanthus floridulus cultivar M001 chromosome 18, ASM1932011v1, whole genome shotgun sequence. Encoded proteins:
- the LOC136522648 gene encoding auxin-induced protein 6B-like, producing MMVMGYFRSTTKSATSAAGGKNKKKAKNSCAPAREEAAGLREALLDQPAAAAAEGGVPKGYFAVYAGEESRRFVVPTGYLREPAFRDLMERAADEFGFAQAGGLRVPCAEEDFEDLLRRLHRKNGGAASGKGKK